One window of the Salvia splendens isolate huo1 chromosome 1, SspV2, whole genome shotgun sequence genome contains the following:
- the LOC121747328 gene encoding serine/threonine-protein kinase BSK5-like isoform X1: MGAKCSKFSFCWWHSHLKPSVLQSTDPENGEKNAFPSFREFSWEELKTATKGFSSDNIVSEHGEKAPNVVYKGFLETGGWIAVKRFNKSAWPDPRQFIDEAKAVGNLRSERLSNLIGFCFEGEERLLVAEFMPNETLAKHLFHWENQPMKWAMRLRVALYLAQALDYCSSRGRALYHDLNAYRVLFDQDGNPRLSCFGLMKNSRDGKSYSTNLAFTPPEYLRTGMHNCYVMISLPIFSNACLPFFLYAGRVTPESVVYSFGTMLLDLLSGKHIPPSHALDLIRGKNFLMLMDSCLEGHFSNDEGTELVRLATRCLQYEARERPNAKTLVTSLMSLEKETEVPSYVLLGIPQGKTGCTVPLLLTPMGEACLRMDLTAIHEILDKAGYKDDEGIANELSFQLWTSQMQETLNSKKQGDAAFRTKDFATAIDCYSQFIEGGTMVSPTVYGRRCVCYLMSDMPNQALGDAMQALAISPQWPTAFHLQAAALFTLGMENDAQESLQEASNLEAKRNKI; the protein is encoded by the exons ATGGGTGCAAAGTGCTCCAAGTTCTCATTTTGCTGGTGGCATTCTCATCTCAAACCATCTGTTCTTCAATCCACTGATCCGG AGAATGGGGAGAAAAATGCTTTTCCGAGCTTCAGAGAGTTCAGCTGGGAGGAGCTGAAAACTGCTACAAAAGGATTTTCTTCAGACAACATAGTCTCTGAGCATGGAGAGAAGGCCcctaatgttgtttacaaaggtTTTCTTGAAACCGGAGGATGGATTGCTGTTAAGCGCTTCAACAAGTCTGCTTGGCCTGATCCTCGCCAATTTATA GATGAAGCTAAGGCGGTGGGGAATTTGAGAAGCGAACGATTGTCTAATTTGATTGGATTCTGCTTTGAAGGAGAGGAGAGATTGTTGGTGGCAGAGTTTATGCCTAATGAGACTTTGGCCAAGCATTTATTTCACT GGGAGAATCAGCCCATGAAATGGGCAATGAGGTTGAGGGTGGCCTTGTATTTGGCACAAGCTCTGGACTACTGCAGCAGTCGAGGCCGGGCTTTGTATCATGATCTTAATGCTTACAGAGTCTTGTTTGATCAG GATGGCAATCCCAGGCTCTCTTGTTTCGGGTTGATGAAGAATAGTCGAGATGGAAAAAGTTACAGCACAAACTTAGCCTTCACTCCTCCAGAGTATTTGAGAACTGGTATGCACAACTGTTATGTGATGATATCTCTTCCTATCTTCAGTAATGCTTGCTTGCCCTTCTTCCTTTATGCAGGAAGAGTGACTCCAGAAAGTGTGGTTTACAGCTTTGGAACTATGTTGCTTGATCTCCTAAGTGGCAAACATATACCTCCAAGCCAT GCACTCGATCTCATCCGCGGCAAGAACTTTCTGATGCTGATGGACTCCTGTCTGGAGGGACATTTCTCCAACGACGAGGGAACTGAGCTGGTCCGGCTAGCCACCCGTTGCTTGCAGTACGAAGCTCGGGAGAGGCCAAACGCAAAGACCCTAGTCACGTCCCTCATGTCACTCGAGAAAGAAACTGAG GTCCCTTCCTACGTTCTACTAGGCATCCCACAAGGAAAAACCGGCTGCACGGTGCCACTTCTGCTGACTCCAATGGGGGAAGCATGCCTGAGAATGGATCTCACCGCCATACACGAAATCCTCGACAAGGCCGGATACAAAGATGACGAGGGAATTGCCAATGAG CTATCTTTTCAGTTGTGGACAAGCCAAATGCAGGAGACATTGAACTCCAAGAAGCAAGGAGACGCTGCATTTCGCACCAAAGACTTCGCCACTGCCATTGACTGCTACTCACAG TTCATCGAAGGTGGGACGATGGTTTCTCCGACGGTGTACGGGAGGCGGTGCGTGTGCTATCTGATGAGCGACATGCCGAATCAAGCACTTGGAGATGCGATGCAAGCACTGGCGATATCACCACAGTGGCCGACTGCTTTTCACCTTCAAGCTGCCGCGCTCTTCACACTTGGGATGGAGAATGATGCCCAAGAATCGCTGCAAGAAGCCTCCAATTTGGAAGCAAAACgaaacaaaatttga
- the LOC121747328 gene encoding serine/threonine-protein kinase BSK5-like isoform X2: MGAKCSKFSFCWWHSHLKPSVLQSTDPENGEKNAFPSFREFSWEELKTATKGFSSDNIVSEHGEKAPNVVYKGFLETGGWIAVKRFNKSAWPDPRQFIDEAKAVGNLRSERLSNLIGFCFEGEERLLVAEFMPNETLAKHLFHWENQPMKWAMRLRVALYLAQALDYCSSRGRALYHDLNAYRVLFDQDGNPRLSCFGLMKNSRDGKSYSTNLAFTPPEYLRTGRVTPESVVYSFGTMLLDLLSGKHIPPSHALDLIRGKNFLMLMDSCLEGHFSNDEGTELVRLATRCLQYEARERPNAKTLVTSLMSLEKETEVPSYVLLGIPQGKTGCTVPLLLTPMGEACLRMDLTAIHEILDKAGYKDDEGIANELSFQLWTSQMQETLNSKKQGDAAFRTKDFATAIDCYSQFIEGGTMVSPTVYGRRCVCYLMSDMPNQALGDAMQALAISPQWPTAFHLQAAALFTLGMENDAQESLQEASNLEAKRNKI; encoded by the exons ATGGGTGCAAAGTGCTCCAAGTTCTCATTTTGCTGGTGGCATTCTCATCTCAAACCATCTGTTCTTCAATCCACTGATCCGG AGAATGGGGAGAAAAATGCTTTTCCGAGCTTCAGAGAGTTCAGCTGGGAGGAGCTGAAAACTGCTACAAAAGGATTTTCTTCAGACAACATAGTCTCTGAGCATGGAGAGAAGGCCcctaatgttgtttacaaaggtTTTCTTGAAACCGGAGGATGGATTGCTGTTAAGCGCTTCAACAAGTCTGCTTGGCCTGATCCTCGCCAATTTATA GATGAAGCTAAGGCGGTGGGGAATTTGAGAAGCGAACGATTGTCTAATTTGATTGGATTCTGCTTTGAAGGAGAGGAGAGATTGTTGGTGGCAGAGTTTATGCCTAATGAGACTTTGGCCAAGCATTTATTTCACT GGGAGAATCAGCCCATGAAATGGGCAATGAGGTTGAGGGTGGCCTTGTATTTGGCACAAGCTCTGGACTACTGCAGCAGTCGAGGCCGGGCTTTGTATCATGATCTTAATGCTTACAGAGTCTTGTTTGATCAG GATGGCAATCCCAGGCTCTCTTGTTTCGGGTTGATGAAGAATAGTCGAGATGGAAAAAGTTACAGCACAAACTTAGCCTTCACTCCTCCAGAGTATTTGAGAACTG GAAGAGTGACTCCAGAAAGTGTGGTTTACAGCTTTGGAACTATGTTGCTTGATCTCCTAAGTGGCAAACATATACCTCCAAGCCAT GCACTCGATCTCATCCGCGGCAAGAACTTTCTGATGCTGATGGACTCCTGTCTGGAGGGACATTTCTCCAACGACGAGGGAACTGAGCTGGTCCGGCTAGCCACCCGTTGCTTGCAGTACGAAGCTCGGGAGAGGCCAAACGCAAAGACCCTAGTCACGTCCCTCATGTCACTCGAGAAAGAAACTGAG GTCCCTTCCTACGTTCTACTAGGCATCCCACAAGGAAAAACCGGCTGCACGGTGCCACTTCTGCTGACTCCAATGGGGGAAGCATGCCTGAGAATGGATCTCACCGCCATACACGAAATCCTCGACAAGGCCGGATACAAAGATGACGAGGGAATTGCCAATGAG CTATCTTTTCAGTTGTGGACAAGCCAAATGCAGGAGACATTGAACTCCAAGAAGCAAGGAGACGCTGCATTTCGCACCAAAGACTTCGCCACTGCCATTGACTGCTACTCACAG TTCATCGAAGGTGGGACGATGGTTTCTCCGACGGTGTACGGGAGGCGGTGCGTGTGCTATCTGATGAGCGACATGCCGAATCAAGCACTTGGAGATGCGATGCAAGCACTGGCGATATCACCACAGTGGCCGACTGCTTTTCACCTTCAAGCTGCCGCGCTCTTCACACTTGGGATGGAGAATGATGCCCAAGAATCGCTGCAAGAAGCCTCCAATTTGGAAGCAAAACgaaacaaaatttga